A single window of Nitrospirota bacterium DNA harbors:
- a CDS encoding class I SAM-dependent methyltransferase: MQEGNSVLDAGCGSGSLLKKLSGYGCHVYGIEHSKEYVDFLNGRSGRPHLLNVKQIKYGSVTSIPFPDEMFDLVVSGDVLEHVTDDDKAVQEFYRVLKKGGVCAVSIPAMPSLWDISDEWAGHLRRYTRDDIVSLFEKQGFAVEYVRFWGFPLTFFYHRFIYLPYIKKKIRGSRKADTESPPDAGKHKLTTGVLRIIFRMDSFFRWIPYGIGLTLKARKSG; this comes from the coding sequence TTGCAGGAGGGGAATTCCGTCCTGGATGCCGGATGCGGGAGTGGGAGTCTTCTTAAGAAACTATCCGGATATGGTTGTCATGTATACGGGATAGAGCATTCAAAAGAGTATGTTGATTTTCTTAATGGAAGGTCCGGCAGACCGCATCTCTTAAATGTTAAACAGATTAAATATGGAAGTGTAACGAGTATCCCCTTCCCCGATGAGATGTTTGATCTGGTTGTCTCCGGTGATGTATTAGAGCATGTTACGGATGATGATAAGGCCGTTCAGGAATTCTACCGGGTGTTAAAAAAGGGGGGGGTTTGTGCAGTATCTATCCCTGCAATGCCGTCACTATGGGATATTTCAGATGAATGGGCAGGTCATCTGAGGAGATATACAAGGGATGATATTGTCAGTTTGTTTGAAAAACAGGGCTTTGCAGTAGAGTATGTCAGGTTCTGGGGATTTCCACTTACATTCTTTTATCACAGGTTTATATATCTTCCGTATATAAAGAAGAAGATTCGGGGCAGCAGAAAGGCTGATACTGAAAGTCCTCCTGATGCGGGGAAACATAAGCTCACGACAGGAGTTCTAAGAATCATATTCAGAATGGACTCCTTCTTCAGATGGATACCCTACGGCATTGGTCTTACTTTGAAGGCGCGCAAATCAGGATAA